In the genome of Acidobacteriota bacterium, one region contains:
- a CDS encoding bifunctional riboflavin kinase/FAD synthetase, whose amino-acid sequence MEVIAFPDDQRPNWPHPVVALGNFDGVHRGHQQLIDEVRRHAHERAGTSVAMIFDPHPPRVLRPDKAPPLLMTLDQKLEAFERAGMDAVAIVRFTPELSRWEPEVFVETVLVDWLRAADVWVGANFLFGRDRSGTFTLLRALGEDRGFRVEKIDPVRYKDFVVSSTRIRHLVAEGRVDEAGSLLGHHYFVDGEVVRGDARGRTLGFPTANLRTENELLPAHGIYATLAMIGATAHPAVTSLGVRPTFGEAGPATLETHILDGEYDLYGRRLRLAFVKWLRPELRFADTDALTIQIRQDCATALDLFRRMGL is encoded by the coding sequence ATGGAGGTGATCGCGTTTCCCGACGATCAGCGGCCCAACTGGCCGCATCCCGTCGTCGCGCTCGGCAACTTCGACGGCGTGCACCGTGGCCATCAGCAGCTCATCGACGAGGTCCGGCGGCACGCCCATGAGCGGGCGGGCACGTCGGTGGCGATGATCTTCGATCCGCACCCGCCACGCGTGCTGCGTCCCGACAAGGCCCCGCCGCTCCTGATGACGCTGGACCAGAAGCTCGAGGCGTTCGAGCGCGCCGGGATGGACGCCGTGGCGATCGTGCGCTTCACGCCGGAGCTGTCGCGTTGGGAGCCCGAGGTGTTCGTCGAGACGGTGCTCGTCGACTGGCTGCGCGCAGCCGACGTCTGGGTGGGCGCGAACTTCCTCTTCGGCCGCGACCGATCGGGCACGTTCACGCTCCTGCGGGCGCTCGGCGAGGACCGCGGCTTCCGCGTCGAGAAGATCGATCCGGTCCGGTACAAGGACTTCGTCGTGTCGAGCACGCGCATCCGGCACCTCGTCGCGGAAGGGCGCGTGGACGAGGCCGGATCGCTGCTCGGCCATCACTACTTCGTCGACGGGGAGGTCGTGCGCGGGGACGCGCGCGGCCGCACGCTCGGTTTTCCGACGGCGAACCTCCGGACCGAGAACGAGCTGCTGCCGGCGCACGGCATCTACGCCACGCTGGCGATGATCGGCGCAACGGCGCACCCTGCCGTCACGAGCCTCGGCGTGCGCCCGACCTTCGGCGAGGCGGGGCCCGCCACGCTCGAAACGCACATCCTCGACGGCGAGTACGACCTCTACGGCCGACGCCTCCGCCTGGCGTTCGTCAAGTGGCTCCGCCCGGAGCTCAGGTTCGCCGACACCGACGCCCTGACCATCCAAATCCGCCAAGACTGCGCCACCGCACTCGACCTGTTCCGCCGCATGGGCCTTTGA
- a CDS encoding MBL fold metallo-hydrolase: MIGCDCDVCRSPDPRDKRFRPSIYVECDDGSCVLVDTTPDLRTQALVHDLRKVDAVVLTHAHADHVMGLDEVRRFNAISGRAMPIHGDAETLESVARIFAYAFAPDAPRGGGVPHLDLVPITGPFQVGAQAIVPVPVQHGRWGVLGFRFGAFAYLTDTNRIPESSMPLLLGLDVLVIDALRKRKHPTHFTLEEAVQAARRIAPRLTYFTHISHELGHAATNSELPDGMALAYDGLTIEPR, from the coding sequence ATGATCGGGTGCGACTGCGACGTCTGCCGATCGCCGGATCCTCGGGACAAGCGATTCCGGCCGTCCATCTACGTCGAATGCGACGATGGGTCGTGCGTGCTGGTGGATACCACGCCGGACCTGCGCACGCAGGCCCTGGTCCACGACCTGCGGAAGGTGGACGCGGTCGTGCTCACGCACGCCCACGCCGACCACGTGATGGGCCTCGACGAGGTCCGCCGGTTCAACGCGATCAGCGGCCGCGCGATGCCGATTCACGGCGATGCCGAAACGCTCGAGAGCGTGGCGCGCATCTTTGCCTATGCTTTCGCACCCGACGCGCCGCGCGGCGGCGGCGTACCGCACCTGGACCTCGTGCCGATCACCGGGCCGTTCCAGGTGGGGGCGCAGGCCATCGTGCCGGTGCCGGTCCAGCACGGCCGATGGGGCGTGCTCGGCTTCCGGTTCGGGGCGTTCGCGTACCTGACGGACACGAACCGCATTCCCGAGTCGTCGATGCCGCTGCTCTTGGGTCTCGACGTGCTCGTGATCGACGCCCTGCGCAAGCGGAAGCACCCCACGCACTTCACGCTCGAGGAGGCCGTGCAGGCCGCCCGGCGGATCGCCCCGCGCCTGACGTACTTCACCCACATCTCGCACGAGCTGGGCCACGCGGCCACGAACAGCGAGCTGCCCGACGGAATGGCCCTGGCATACGACGGGCTGACGATCGAGCCCCGCTAG
- the mazG gene encoding nucleoside triphosphate pyrophosphohydrolase has translation MAVVPSPARRGRGRSPRRATPAAAFARLVAVMHTLRAPGGCPWDRKQTHRSLRSYLLEETYEALEAIDGDDLDALAGELGDVLLQVVFHAEIAAEAHRFDVVDVISLLTAKLIRRHPHVFTPTGRPLRKRTGRSVRSPRQVVEQWQELKAGEQKAAGRQAGLLSGVPRGLPALLRAHKIGGRVAAVGFDWPNPEAVVDKIDEEVRELRGALAEGHARVAEELGDLLFTLANLARHLGVEPESALREANDKFTRRFGALEATLAAGGRSVGATPPDTLDAVWNLVKRRSATRGRSGPARASGARAPRAHRSRR, from the coding sequence ATGGCGGTCGTGCCCTCCCCCGCCCGGCGCGGGCGCGGCCGCTCGCCGCGCCGCGCCACACCGGCCGCCGCCTTCGCCCGGCTGGTCGCCGTCATGCACACGCTGCGCGCCCCTGGCGGCTGCCCGTGGGATCGAAAGCAGACGCATCGTTCGCTGCGCTCGTATCTGCTCGAGGAGACCTACGAGGCGCTCGAGGCCATCGACGGCGACGATCTCGACGCTCTCGCGGGAGAGCTGGGCGACGTGCTGCTGCAGGTGGTCTTCCACGCCGAGATTGCCGCGGAGGCCCATCGCTTCGATGTCGTCGACGTCATCAGCCTTCTGACCGCCAAGCTCATCCGCCGCCATCCTCACGTGTTCACGCCGACGGGGCGGCCGCTCCGCAAGCGGACCGGCCGGTCGGTTCGCAGCCCGCGGCAAGTCGTCGAGCAATGGCAGGAGCTGAAGGCCGGCGAGCAGAAAGCGGCCGGCCGCCAGGCGGGGCTGCTGTCGGGCGTGCCTCGCGGCCTGCCTGCCCTGCTGCGCGCTCACAAGATCGGCGGGCGCGTGGCCGCGGTCGGCTTCGACTGGCCGAACCCCGAGGCGGTCGTGGACAAGATCGACGAGGAGGTCCGCGAGCTCAGGGGCGCGCTGGCCGAGGGCCACGCGCGCGTGGCCGAGGAGCTCGGCGATCTGCTCTTCACGCTGGCCAACCTCGCGCGGCATCTCGGCGTAGAGCCCGAATCGGCGCTGCGCGAGGCCAACGACAAGTTCACGCGCCGCTTCGGCGCCCTCGAAGCCACGCTTGCCGCCGGCGGCCGGTCCGTGGGGGCAACGCCACCCGACACGCTCGACGCCGTCTGGAACCTCGTCAAGCGCCGCTCGGCCACACGCGGACGGTCCGGCCCGGCCCGCGCATCGGGCGCACGCGCACCACGTGCCCATCGGTCTCGACGATGA
- a CDS encoding DNA internalization-related competence protein ComEC/Rec2 — protein MPANLLVVAIVLAGTASGALATMSPRTAWAAAIASASWALLLERRARRGCLLAALFAAAAGHAAGARDSALAPPLAAWLDRQPARDAAPIEVDGTLTEDASPGEAEVRLTMDVARVRHEAAWQPMTGRIHVFVAGQFGHDIVREWTAGRRIRAPVRLRPVPVLLNPGGPSARWQALTRRVVATGTIKSALLIEVARAPLWDEAAARVRAAVRRGVARWFAPYPPDVAAIVTAVLIGDRAGIDEAVEERLQRAGTYHVVAISGGNVALLTAAAYLALRLVVRSHRWRAAAALVLVVTYGWIVGGDPSVTRAVAAACLYLVSVMAGLALAPMTVVALVALAIAIADPLAVLNAGQWLTFGATLAIVLVAGRPPPHGETRRGVLGRAVRDVWRATIAAELALLPVGAALFARVSVAGLGLNFVAVPMMTVVQASAAVAVTSGGVLPMVGRTAASVAAVAAYAILESARLVDLVPWLSWRVPPPPLAIVLLFYLGGAGWLHATARIARRRAAAAAFLVAIVFIVSAPLTSCARPPDGWLRLTMFDVGQGEAMLLQVPGGLAFLIDAGGRTTRFDSGERILMPGVWASGERRLRALAFSHADLDHIGGAEAMTRQFGPAEIWEGVPVPPHRERAALVAAADERRSTWRTLQRGDGLRVGSVSLTVLHPPLADWERQRVRNDDSLVLRVRYGDVEMLLTGDVGAEVEQALDLADAAPLRVLKVGHHGSRSSTTRELVERYEPDVALISAGRGNPFGHPSADVLRRLEHAGARVYRTDRDGAIIVETDGHVVRVRPMRGPGRTVRVWPSGA, from the coding sequence GTGCCTGCGAATCTGCTGGTCGTCGCGATCGTGCTCGCCGGAACCGCGAGCGGGGCGCTTGCGACGATGTCGCCCAGAACGGCGTGGGCGGCCGCGATCGCGAGCGCGTCGTGGGCGTTGCTCCTCGAACGCCGCGCGCGGCGAGGCTGCCTGCTGGCGGCGCTGTTCGCGGCGGCGGCCGGGCACGCCGCCGGCGCCCGCGACAGCGCGCTCGCGCCGCCGCTGGCCGCCTGGCTCGACCGCCAGCCGGCGCGCGACGCCGCACCCATCGAGGTCGACGGCACGCTCACCGAAGACGCGTCGCCCGGTGAAGCGGAGGTGCGGCTCACGATGGACGTGGCGCGGGTGCGTCACGAGGCGGCCTGGCAGCCGATGACCGGCCGCATCCATGTCTTCGTCGCCGGCCAGTTCGGCCACGACATCGTACGTGAGTGGACGGCCGGCCGGCGCATCCGCGCGCCCGTCCGTTTGCGGCCCGTGCCCGTGCTGCTCAACCCGGGCGGCCCGTCGGCGCGCTGGCAGGCGTTGACCCGGCGCGTCGTTGCAACCGGCACGATCAAGAGCGCGCTGCTGATCGAGGTCGCACGCGCGCCGCTCTGGGACGAAGCGGCGGCTCGCGTGCGAGCGGCCGTCAGGCGCGGCGTGGCGCGCTGGTTCGCACCCTACCCGCCCGACGTCGCCGCCATCGTCACGGCCGTGCTCATCGGCGACCGCGCGGGAATCGACGAGGCTGTGGAGGAGCGTCTGCAGCGTGCGGGCACCTATCACGTCGTCGCGATCTCGGGAGGGAATGTCGCGCTGCTCACGGCCGCCGCGTACCTGGCGCTTCGTCTGGTCGTTCGTTCGCACCGCTGGCGCGCGGCAGCGGCGCTGGTGCTCGTGGTGACGTACGGCTGGATCGTTGGCGGGGATCCCTCCGTGACCCGGGCCGTGGCGGCGGCGTGTCTCTACCTCGTGTCGGTCATGGCCGGGTTGGCGTTGGCGCCGATGACGGTCGTCGCCCTGGTGGCGCTGGCCATCGCGATTGCCGATCCGCTCGCCGTGCTGAACGCGGGGCAATGGCTCACGTTCGGCGCGACGCTCGCCATCGTGCTCGTCGCCGGACGCCCGCCCCCGCACGGTGAGACGCGGCGAGGCGTGCTGGGGCGGGCCGTGCGCGATGTGTGGCGGGCGACGATAGCGGCCGAGCTGGCGCTGCTGCCCGTCGGGGCGGCCCTCTTCGCGCGCGTCAGCGTCGCCGGTCTGGGCCTGAACTTCGTCGCCGTGCCGATGATGACCGTCGTGCAGGCGAGCGCCGCCGTTGCCGTCACCTCCGGCGGCGTGCTGCCGATGGTCGGGCGCACGGCCGCGTCCGTGGCGGCCGTCGCGGCGTACGCCATCCTGGAATCGGCGCGCCTGGTGGACCTCGTGCCGTGGCTGTCGTGGCGCGTGCCCCCGCCGCCACTCGCCATCGTGCTGCTGTTCTATCTCGGCGGCGCGGGCTGGCTGCACGCCACGGCGCGCATCGCACGCCGGCGCGCTGCGGCGGCGGCGTTTCTCGTCGCGATCGTGTTCATCGTCTCCGCGCCGTTGACCTCGTGCGCGCGGCCGCCGGACGGATGGCTGCGGCTGACGATGTTCGACGTGGGGCAGGGCGAGGCCATGCTCCTGCAGGTGCCGGGCGGCCTCGCGTTCCTGATCGATGCGGGCGGGCGGACGACGCGGTTCGACAGCGGCGAGCGGATTCTCATGCCCGGCGTCTGGGCCAGCGGCGAACGCCGTCTTCGCGCGCTGGCGTTCAGCCACGCGGATCTCGATCACATCGGCGGGGCGGAGGCGATGACGCGCCAGTTCGGCCCGGCCGAAATCTGGGAAGGCGTCCCGGTCCCGCCTCACCGCGAGCGCGCGGCGCTCGTGGCGGCCGCGGACGAGCGGCGGAGCACGTGGCGTACGCTCCAGCGCGGCGACGGCCTGCGCGTCGGGAGCGTGTCGCTCACGGTGTTGCACCCGCCGTTGGCAGACTGGGAGCGCCAACGGGTCCGGAACGACGACTCGCTCGTGCTGCGCGTTCGATACGGCGACGTGGAGATGCTGCTCACCGGCGACGTCGGCGCCGAGGTGGAGCAGGCGCTCGATCTCGCGGACGCGGCGCCGCTCCGGGTGCTGAAGGTCGGGCATCACGGCAGCCGTTCGTCGACGACCCGTGAGCTCGTGGAGCGGTACGAGCCGGATGTCGCGCTCATCAGCGCCGGCCGCGGCAATCCGTTCGGGCACCCGTCGGCGGACGTGCTCCGCCGCCTCGAGCACGCGGGGGCTCGCGTCTATCGCACCGATCGCGACGGCGCGATCATCGTCGAGACCGATGGGCACGTGGTGCGCGTGCGCCCGATGCGCGGGCCGGGCCGGACCGTCCGCGTGTGGCCGAGCGGCGCTTGA
- a CDS encoding PorT family protein: protein MAALLIGGATSALAQSADETTRVDFDATRAVAPAAAAFTPKLRANFRAQQPQLGPSAEDQGISIGVLGMITRTSFNTDDVGENFDLDSKSGWGVGLWVGGNRNGRVGFTGEFIYLKRGDDEGLETTAFQIPAVFHVNFGSRSRNSIGGYVVVGPSFTLIMNQKLFGVDVEDDQFRGADIGIIGGAGVEVFRIGIEARGNWGLRSISSAGDVADTKTFTFELLGKFAFN from the coding sequence GTGGCAGCCCTTCTCATCGGCGGTGCCACGTCTGCGCTCGCCCAGTCGGCGGATGAAACGACGCGCGTCGATTTCGACGCCACGCGCGCGGTGGCTCCAGCGGCCGCCGCGTTCACGCCGAAGCTGCGCGCCAACTTCCGGGCGCAGCAGCCCCAGCTCGGGCCGAGCGCGGAGGACCAGGGCATTTCGATCGGTGTCCTCGGCATGATCACTCGCACGTCGTTCAACACGGATGACGTGGGCGAGAACTTCGATCTGGACAGCAAGAGCGGATGGGGGGTTGGCCTGTGGGTCGGCGGCAACCGCAACGGCCGCGTGGGGTTCACCGGTGAGTTCATCTACCTCAAGCGCGGCGACGACGAGGGGCTCGAGACGACGGCGTTCCAGATTCCGGCGGTCTTCCACGTGAACTTCGGGTCGCGGAGCCGCAACAGCATCGGTGGCTACGTGGTGGTCGGGCCGAGCTTCACGCTCATCATGAACCAGAAGCTCTTCGGCGTGGACGTCGAAGACGATCAGTTCCGCGGCGCCGACATCGGCATCATCGGCGGCGCGGGCGTCGAGGTCTTCCGCATCGGCATCGAGGCGCGCGGCAATTGGGGCCTACGCAGCATCAGCAGCGCAGGCGACGTGGCCGACACGAAGACATTCACCTTCGAGCTGCTCGGCAAGTTCGCGTTCAACTAG